The region TAAAGTtatggtgaactagagccacccaaaagtacatcacaaattcccaaaaacaaaaacagaaataGTACAAAGAAACTCAGAAATACAACAACTTCTCAATTCTCCAAATTctcaatcctcctcctcttcGTCACCACCTACATTTCCAAGAACATCctccatctcctcatttgggtctgcactacctcctgcaccccccataaaatttggcctgccctcaggccaattagcataagctgcATAGTCCGCTTGCGAAGGAAAAGTGCGGGCCTCTGGCGccagaaacgtgttctggaactgctgctgcatggcatcgaagagaaatgattgagacctcctggaggcctcaaagctctcgcAACAGTAGTTGGCAAATGCCATCTGATCAAAGCCTGGGGTAGTGTGGGGTTGAGGTTGAGGTTGGGGTCTGACTCGGGCTCTGGATGAAGAAGTTCCAGGTGCATCAGTCTTATCATTCTGGTTTTGTAGAAACCTGTTCAGATATGCGTCATTGATCACACTGGTGATCGAGAAGTGTACTTCCTCTGGGATGGGAACATTTGCCTGACGGCACAGTCCCATGATAAGTCCTGGATATGCGAGTACACCTGCTTTGCCGCCGAAATTGGTTCCGCTTAAAACCATCTTTCTCATTTCGCCTACGATGATGGATGCGACATCCACAGACTTCCCGACCATAATGCAGTACAATAGACACCCTACGTCCAGAggaattgtggtggtgtggcttcttggCCGAATATTAGTTAATAGTAGCACAAGAAAAGCCCTAGCTCCCaaattaaaattttctcttttccacAATTTCGGATGTCCTTGATCATTTAGTTCGAAGGATTTTCCGCTGAGGCATAGGGTAGCATTTACCGCTTCAAGATTCCACCTGTTAGCTGCCTCCATGGTATGATACTCACAACACTCACCCTCTCCAAGAGTTAGGGGATTACCCAGATATGAATTAATGCCATCCCTTCCAAAGGAAACGATCTTACCCCTTACCCTGGATCGGTAGATGAAAGCCGTCCCCTCCTCTCGATGCATAGCGTTCGCATAAAATTCCCGAACGATATCATAATTGATTGCTGCTTCTGGTTCGCATAGTTTCATCCACCTTCGTCGTTCAAAAGCCGCAACCACACTAAGATACGTCCCAGTTGGAGCTAGACGGATAAACCTCTCAGGCAAGATGGTTCTCTTCATTAGGCTTTCGAATCGTGCCTCGTGTTCATCACTAATGAACCTTCTGATTGAACGGGCTTGAGGAGGTGTCGTGGTTTTAGTTCTTTTTGACATCTGCAATCAACACCAGAGCAACCACGGAACAAACATGGAAAGAATTAGCAAATAATCACAAAAACATGGCTCTGGAATTCctagttcgcggcgcgaaggccagttcgcggcgcgaactctGCGAACCAAGAAATCTCCCAGAGCTTCCTAGGGTTCCAACAATGGGAAGCAATCAACTCCCaattgtcataccccgattttggtcctgaattttttttatgttttcaCTTTTGTTTAGCACGCTTAACCTGCACAGACCAAAGCCAAAAAAAAACCAAGCATAAGATTGATATTGACACAGTGGAGAAGTTTCAGACTTTAAGGAAGCAGGAGCAGAAACATTTTGATGACATGGTTCAACAATGCAAGGATGTAGGCGCAACCCTTGTTATTTGCAAAAGGGGTTTTGATGGTGAAGCAAATCATCTCTTGATGCACACGAACTTGCCAGCTGTTAGGTGGGTTGGTGGTGTTGAGTTGGAATTGATTGCCATAGCAACAAGTGGAAGAATTGTTCCCAGGTTCCAGGAATTAACTGCAGGAAAGTTAGGAAAGGTTGGTATCGTCAGAGAGAAAGCATGTGGAACAGCTAAAGACCGGATGTTGTACATTGAGTACTGTGCTAATTCAAAGGTTGTGTTGTTGTGGTTTCTATATATTTCAAGGATGTTTCTTTCAGAAGGTCACAAGCATCAAGTTGTTTTCAGTTTATGGTTTTGTTTCTATTTGGTGCTTATTGCTGCACAGGATAATATCACTGACCCTACCGAAGTTGAAGCATTAAAAGCCATAAAAGAAAGGTTGATTGATCCTAATGGAAATTTGAGCAATTGGATACGCGGAGACCCATGTACATCTCGCTAGACAGGAGTTTTATGTTTCAATGAAACATTAATTGATGGCTATTTACACGTTCAAGAATTGCAACTAATGAATTTGAGCTTGTCCGGAAATTTGGTACCAGAAATTGGCAGCTTAGCTTATATGGAAAGATTGAAGTTCATGTGGAACAAAATAATTGGGAGTATTCCAAAGGAAATTGGCAATATCAAATCTCTAGTCCTCCTGCTATTAAATGGAAATCTATTAACAGGTTCACTGCCAGATGAGCTTGGCTTTCTTCCGAACCTTGGTAGAATACAAATCGATCAAGATCATATATCAGGACCTCTACCAGCATCATTTGCAAACCTGAACAACACAAGCAACAACATTCAAGGGTTGTCCATATTCCTGTCAGAAGTCCGCATAGTCCATTACTACAATTGTTCCAAGTTACATCAAGAATCTAAATTTTGTGTATTCTTATTACATATAATAAGCATTACATTACATCATCAAGCATTTACTGCCTAGGTGTACTCCTTTTTAAGTTACTAGTTCATTTTGACTCTGAAAAAGCACATATTGCAACAATGTCTGATCTTCATCGCAAGATTCTTCCTCCAGCTTTCCTATCAGAAAATCCTAAGGAAGCTGGCTTTTGTCTTTGGCTGCTGCATCCTGAACCATCATCACGTCCAACAACGGGGGAAATCCTACAATTCGAAGTGATTAATGAATTACAGGAGCTATGTAGTGAGGAATTGTCATCACGTATAGACAAAGAAGGTGCTGAGTCAGAATTATTATTGCATTTCCTCATCTCATCAAAAGAGCAGAAGCGGAGCGATGCCTCCAAATTGTTTGAACAATTAAAGTGCTTGGAATCAGATATAGAAGAGGCAGAGAGGAGGCATAGCTCAAGAAAATCTTTTGTTTCCTCTGGCCTGCAGAACAATTACTCTTGTCAGAAAGAGATTATGCCTCTTAGAAAGAAAGCTAAGAGATTGTTTAATGAGTGGAAGGTAAACCTGATGAATGAGAATTCTGAACCGAGTTGGACTTTGGCCTTTTTACATTCTGTTGCTGTTTATGGTTTTCTATCTGAGTTGACTCTGGCTGAGCTTGCTGCTTATTCTGCTACTGCTTCTGCAAGTGATGATCTTATTGACCTGTACCAGATTATTGCTTTGTCAGATAGAGTTCAAGGTATTATTCAGAAACTTATTGAAAGAAGTAAACATATTGTGGCTGTCAAGTATATTTTTTCACTTCAAACTTACCGATAAGATGCCACCAGTTCCCATTTTGAAAGCTTACGTCGATGATGCACAAAAACTCGCTAAGAGACTTGCCTCCGAGGGAAAGCCAAATGATGAGTTCATAACCACTTCAAACCAACCAAAGACAATGATTCAGTGCTACACACCCAACTCTGGATAAATCCTAAGGAGGAGTTTATGCAGTATGTTCATACTGGGAACCCTGTTGCAAATCTACAGGAGCCTACTGCTGCAACAACCTTGCCACACATTGCTTTGCATTTTTCCTTGCCTACCATGACAAACCAGTCCTATAATACATCGAACCTTCAACAATGCCCACAACCTGCAGCAACATCAGTCTGCAACAAATGGACCTTCTTGCATTCTACACAACCTAAAGTTAAATTGAAAACATAAACACATGGCATCCAAAACCAACATCCTGTAGCCTGTCATGATCATGAACTAGCATTCATTCCTGCACCATGAAGTAACCTGCAGTACATCAGACCTAACATACACAATCCCATATTGTATCCACCAACTGAACTCATACCATACAACATTACATAACACATATATGTTAAACAAAGCCTAGTATTGGCATTCAGAAACTTACCTGCACTTTGCTAGGCTTGCTGCAGCATGCCTGCAGCACACCTGCTGCAGTACCTTGAAACCACACCTGTAGGTACAACACCAGGAACCAATACTCTGTTATCAACAGACCACCCCAAAGCAACATTAGTAGCCCTGCCATCC is a window of Lathyrus oleraceus cultivar Zhongwan6 chromosome 6, CAAS_Psat_ZW6_1.0, whole genome shotgun sequence DNA encoding:
- the LOC127094373 gene encoding T-complex protein 1 subunit epsilon-like, with product MALEFLVRGAKATRLTCTDQSQKKTKHKIDIDTVEKFQTLRKQEQKHFDDMVQQCKDVGATLVICKRGFDGEANHLLMHTNLPAVRWVGGVELELIAIATSGRIVPRFQELTAGKLGKVGIVREKACGTAKDRMLYIEYCANSKDNITDPTEVEALKAIKERIATNEFELVRKFGTRNWQLSLYGKIEVHVEQNNWEYSKGNWQYQISSPPAIKWKSINRFTAR